The window tttttaagtaTTTGAAGTAAGTAGTTCTTAAAATTTTGAATGAATTAATTTGGtgttacaatttaattttcagagctaatttttcattgttttatagAGATTGAGCTAAAAATGGTTGCTGGTCCAACAGAACATGGCATACAAGCCGATGTAATATTTGTAATTGAAGGAACAGCTGTCAATGGAGCTTACCTTAATGATCTTAAAacaaattatcttattccaacaCTTGAGTAAGTTATGGCTTTTTCTTTGTATCAAGTAGCTGtttgttaaaaaaatttatttatccaaGATGCTGTCATTTGTAGGTACTTTAGTCAAGGTGGCATTGAAGATAGAGAATATGTTTCTGAGGTAAGATTATAAAAAGCCTTGTTTTCAATTATACATATCATATTTCTaacagaagaaaattatttagcaGAATAGCACAACATTATATGGTGTAGTAGTATATCATGCTGCTGATTGTTTACCAGCTCCATGTACTGAGACATTTGGACCATACGCTAATCCTCATAAATTGTCATTGGTTTTAGATAAAATAGAGTAAGTTAGAGAGATTAGTACATGCATTCTTAAGTATTTTAGAGAATACAAGATGTTTTTATCTGAATAGAATGGTTGGAGGAAAAGGAGAATGTTTTGCAAATATTGGAGAAGGTCTTGCCACAGGACTACAGTGTTTTGAGGATCTGCAGTTGAGACGCGAACCTAATACTGCATCACAAAaacattgtattttaatttgcaattcTCCTCCATATCAAACAGTTATACAGGAATCGTATAAATTTTCTGGTCACACTATAGAACAACTGGCTGCAATTTATCAAGAGGTACACTGACAAAGATCATAATTTAAAGATTAATCACGAGttaaattcatataaaattGTTCTTTTTCAGAGAAATATTAATCTTTCAATATTATCGCCTAGAAAAATACTGGCGTTGtttaaattgtttgaaaaagcTGGAGGGGATTTACAGTCATCACAGACTAAAAATTATGCTAAAGATCCACGACACTTGGTATTGTTACGTAATTACAATTTGAAAGAAAGACCCGTTAGCCCTACAATGGGCGGAGCCGTTCACACAACGCCGGGTACTGCTGCACAAATTCCATTAAGTCCATTGCAAAGTAACGATAGTCCGAATACAAATCAAGTTCAGCAAAATATTGCTCAACCACCTCAATCGCACGGTCCAACATTCAGAAATCAAACACCTCAAAGTACTACTTCAGTTCATCAAGCATTAGTACCAATGGCAACTAGTATGAACCCTGGACGACCTCCTTACAACCCTTATAACCCCACACCTACAGGTGTAGTAGCAAGAACGGGTCACACTAGATGGAGACCGTATCCTGCAGCAGGAACTACTGGTCCAACAAATACGCAAGCTAGTGCTCTGATAGCACAATTAAATCAACCACCCACCCTCATTGGAGGGGGACACAATGTAACTCCGTTCGGACAAAGGATGGATGGTAAAACGTCGATGTGTATAATATTGCATTTAATTGTTACCAAGAATATAAATCTAATACATATAATTTACACTTTTAGTAGGTAATACTAATGTTATGGCAGCCAATgctcaacaacaacagcagcaacagcagcagcagcagcagcagcaacaacaattagcgcaacagcagcagcagttGAGACTAACAATGCAAttacaacagcagcagcagcagcaacagcagcagcaacaacaacagcagcaacaacaacaaaatgTTCAACAAGGTTCAATGCCTATAACAGCACAACAGTCGCATGGCCAAGGTGGACCACAATTAACAGTATCATGTGTTAGTCAATCAATGCCCACACAAGTTCCACAAACAGTTACTGCTTCTCAAACGCAAGCATCAGTATCGTCAGTTACTCAGCAACAAGTAACGCATTCTCAAGCACAGGTAATATTCTTaatcaatatatttcattttggtaGAGAGATGGTGCCAGGGAGCGATAGAGTAAATTGCGTGGATGACTTAGAGCGAAACGATTTAAAAGTTTGAGAGGGAAAGTGAAGAAAGTATGAGTAAAAATATATGAGACAGGTAAAGATGGAATCGCGGAATGTAGGGAAGGTAATGTAGTTGAATAGTAAGGGACAAATGAGAAGAAAAGACAAGGAGAAGGTTTAGATAAAATAGAGGTTAGAAAAAGAAGCGCGAGGGAGGCGGCATAGAAGGAACGAGGAAGTAGCGAAATCTGGTGGAAGGAATAGACATTACACGTGGGTGACCAACAGATAAGAAAGTAGGAGTGGTTAGCGGGAAGTGAAAAGCaagttaaagaaaaaagaggaagtgcattcagaagaagagaaaaaagaagggaatGAAGGCACAGGGCGAAAAGGATGGAATCAGGAGGCAGGAAGATGTGATAGATATGAACTTAATAAAACAAGAAACACTTATAGAATATTTCAAGCAAGAGAGTCAAGAAGA is drawn from Osmia lignaria lignaria isolate PbOS001 chromosome 14, iyOsmLign1, whole genome shotgun sequence and contains these coding sequences:
- the LOC117609134 gene encoding mediator of RNA polymerase II transcription subunit 25 isoform X5, which gives rise to MVAGPTEHGIQADVIFVIEGTAVNGAYLNDLKTNYLIPTLEYFSQGGIEDREYVSEQNSTTLYGVVVYHAADCLPAPCTETFGPYANPHKLSLVLDKIEMVGGKGECFANIGEGLATGLQCFEDLQLRREPNTASQKHCILICNSPPYQTVIQESYKFSGHTIEQLAAIYQERNINLSILSPRKILALFKLFEKAGGDLQSSQTKNYAKDPRHLVLLRNYNLKERPVSPTMGGAVHTTPGTAAQIPLSPLQSNDSPNTNQVQQNIAQPPQSHGPTFRNQTPQSTTSVHQALVPMATSMNPGRPPYNPYNPTPTGVVARTGHTRWRPYPAAGTTGPTNTQASALIAQLNQPPTLIGGGHNVTPFGQRMDVGNTNVMAANAQQQQQQQQQQQQQQQQLAQQQQQLRLTMQLQQQQQQQQQQQQQQQQQQQNVQQGSMPITAQQSHGQGGPQLTVSCVSQSMPTQVPQTVTASQTQASVSSVTQQQVTHSQAQGNVTGGTVPGLQMNTARERHTIWQGIIEWVEKAKTPADAPKQTRHLPCQVSANSKDGDPELKADTWPQKLIMQLMPKQLIGNIGGSYLKNSKSVLFHPTPCEALESLTKVMSSGFAGCVHFTSLPPATACDIKVLILLYTAEKRTYLGFIPNDQTGFVDRLRKVIQQQKTSHGPVRQGQGGAAQGNPISGPMPTTGTSQGGILMSQTNTIAMGGGQITQNVVSTNAPQQTLTSSAGPQNQINMQTGGMAGPQVAPGSGAMMGQQRPPFDDIEIARHQNLLKIQQLRQTLEAAQQQEAQYKSQLEVNNLEVAQQQEMQYKQQLEAQQAQRALNPGGMTNQQANATRLMRPVSNMGLRHLLQQSQPPYRQQVFGLQQQMVGPRGQATRPMAPGNPQNQQFEDVSNYDFLG
- the LOC117609134 gene encoding mediator of RNA polymerase II transcription subunit 25 isoform X1, with amino-acid sequence MVAGPTEHGIQADVIFVIEGTAVNGAYLNDLKTNYLIPTLEYFSQGGIEDREYVSEQNSTTLYGVVVYHAADCLPAPCTETFGPYANPHKLSLVLDKIEMVGGKGECFANIGEGLATGLQCFEDLQLRREPNTASQKHCILICNSPPYQTVIQESYKFSGHTIEQLAAIYQERNINLSILSPRKILALFKLFEKAGGDLQSSQTKNYAKDPRHLVLLRNYNLKERPVSPTMGGAVHTTPGTAAQIPLSPLQSNDSPNTNQVQQNIAQPPQSHGPTFRNQTPQSTTSVHQALVPMATSMNPGRPPYNPYNPTPTGVVARTGHTRWRPYPAAGTTGPTNTQASALIAQLNQPPTLIGGGHNVTPFGQRMDVGNTNVMAANAQQQQQQQQQQQQQQQQLAQQQQQLRLTMQLQQQQQQQQQQQQQQQQQQQNVQQGSMPITAQQSHGQGGPQLTVSCVSQSMPTQVPQTVTASQTQASVSSVTQQQVTHSQAQGNVTGGTVPGLQMNTARERHTIWQGIIEWVEKAKTPADAPKQTRHLPCQVSANSKDGDPELKADTWPQKLIMQLMPKQLIGNIGGSYLKNSKSVLFHPTPCEALESLTKVMSSGFAGCVHFTSLPPATACDIKVLILLYTAEKRTYLGFIPNDQTGFVDRLRKVIQQQKTSHGPVRQGQGGAAQGNPISGPMPTTGTSQGGILMSQTNTIAMGGGQITQNVVSTNAPQQTLTSSAGPQNQINMQTGGMAGPQVAPGSGAMMGQQRPPFDDIEIARHQNLLKIQQLRQTLEAAQQQEAQYKSQLEVNIQQNLEVAQQQEMQYKQQLEAQQAQRALNPGGMTNQQANATRLMRPVSNMGLRHLLQQSQPPYRQQVFGLQQQMVGPRGQATRPMAPGNPQNQQFEDVSNYDFLG
- the LOC117609134 gene encoding mediator of RNA polymerase II transcription subunit 25 isoform X2, which codes for MVAGPTEHGIQADVIFVIEGTAVNGAYLNDLKTNYLIPTLEYFSQGGIEDREYVSENSTTLYGVVVYHAADCLPAPCTETFGPYANPHKLSLVLDKIEMVGGKGECFANIGEGLATGLQCFEDLQLRREPNTASQKHCILICNSPPYQTVIQESYKFSGHTIEQLAAIYQERNINLSILSPRKILALFKLFEKAGGDLQSSQTKNYAKDPRHLVLLRNYNLKERPVSPTMGGAVHTTPGTAAQIPLSPLQSNDSPNTNQVQQNIAQPPQSHGPTFRNQTPQSTTSVHQALVPMATSMNPGRPPYNPYNPTPTGVVARTGHTRWRPYPAAGTTGPTNTQASALIAQLNQPPTLIGGGHNVTPFGQRMDVGNTNVMAANAQQQQQQQQQQQQQQQQLAQQQQQLRLTMQLQQQQQQQQQQQQQQQQQQQNVQQGSMPITAQQSHGQGGPQLTVSCVSQSMPTQVPQTVTASQTQASVSSVTQQQVTHSQAQGNVTGGTVPGLQMNTARERHTIWQGIIEWVEKAKTPADAPKQTRHLPCQVSANSKDGDPELKADTWPQKLIMQLMPKQLIGNIGGSYLKNSKSVLFHPTPCEALESLTKVMSSGFAGCVHFTSLPPATACDIKVLILLYTAEKRTYLGFIPNDQTGFVDRLRKVIQQQKTSHGPVRQGQGGAAQGNPISGPMPTTGTSQGGILMSQTNTIAMGGGQITQNVVSTNAPQQTLTSSAGPQNQINMQTGGMAGPQVAPGSGAMMGQQRPPFDDIEIARHQNLLKIQQLRQTLEAAQQQEAQYKSQLEVNIQQNLEVAQQQEMQYKQQLEAQQAQRALNPGGMTNQQANATRLMRPVSNMGLRHLLQQSQPPYRQQVFGLQQQMVGPRGQATRPMAPGNPQNQQFEDVSNYDFLG
- the LOC117609134 gene encoding mediator of RNA polymerase II transcription subunit 25 isoform X3 — translated: MVAGPTEHGIQADVIFVIEGTAVNGAYLNDLKTNYLIPTLEYFSQGGIEDREYVSEQNSTTLYGVVVYHAADCLPAPCTETFGPYANPHKLSLVLDKIEMVGGKGECFANIGEGLATGLQCFEDLQLRREPNTASQKHCILICNSPPYQTVIQESYKFSGHTIEQLAAIYQERNINLSILSPRKILALFKLFEKAGGDLQSSQTKNYAKDPRHLVLLRNYNLKERPVSPTMGGAVHTTPGTAAQIPLSPLQSNDSPNTNQVQQNIAQPPQSHGPTFRNQTPQSTTSVHQALVPMATSMNPGRPPYNPYNPTPTGVVARTGHTRWRPYPAAGTTGPTNTQASALIAQLNQPPTLIGGGHNVTPFGQRMDGNTNVMAANAQQQQQQQQQQQQQQQQLAQQQQQLRLTMQLQQQQQQQQQQQQQQQQQQQNVQQGSMPITAQQSHGQGGPQLTVSCVSQSMPTQVPQTVTASQTQASVSSVTQQQVTHSQAQGNVTGGTVPGLQMNTARERHTIWQGIIEWVEKAKTPADAPKQTRHLPCQVSANSKDGDPELKADTWPQKLIMQLMPKQLIGNIGGSYLKNSKSVLFHPTPCEALESLTKVMSSGFAGCVHFTSLPPATACDIKVLILLYTAEKRTYLGFIPNDQTGFVDRLRKVIQQQKTSHGPVRQGQGGAAQGNPISGPMPTTGTSQGGILMSQTNTIAMGGGQITQNVVSTNAPQQTLTSSAGPQNQINMQTGGMAGPQVAPGSGAMMGQQRPPFDDIEIARHQNLLKIQQLRQTLEAAQQQEAQYKSQLEVNIQQNLEVAQQQEMQYKQQLEAQQAQRALNPGGMTNQQANATRLMRPVSNMGLRHLLQQSQPPYRQQVFGLQQQMVGPRGQATRPMAPGNPQNQQFEDVSNYDFLG
- the LOC117609134 gene encoding mediator of RNA polymerase II transcription subunit 25 isoform X4; the encoded protein is MVAGPTEHGIQADVIFVIEGTAVNGAYLNDLKTNYLIPTLEYFSQGGIEDREYVSENSTTLYGVVVYHAADCLPAPCTETFGPYANPHKLSLVLDKIEMVGGKGECFANIGEGLATGLQCFEDLQLRREPNTASQKHCILICNSPPYQTVIQESYKFSGHTIEQLAAIYQERNINLSILSPRKILALFKLFEKAGGDLQSSQTKNYAKDPRHLVLLRNYNLKERPVSPTMGGAVHTTPGTAAQIPLSPLQSNDSPNTNQVQQNIAQPPQSHGPTFRNQTPQSTTSVHQALVPMATSMNPGRPPYNPYNPTPTGVVARTGHTRWRPYPAAGTTGPTNTQASALIAQLNQPPTLIGGGHNVTPFGQRMDGNTNVMAANAQQQQQQQQQQQQQQQQLAQQQQQLRLTMQLQQQQQQQQQQQQQQQQQQQNVQQGSMPITAQQSHGQGGPQLTVSCVSQSMPTQVPQTVTASQTQASVSSVTQQQVTHSQAQGNVTGGTVPGLQMNTARERHTIWQGIIEWVEKAKTPADAPKQTRHLPCQVSANSKDGDPELKADTWPQKLIMQLMPKQLIGNIGGSYLKNSKSVLFHPTPCEALESLTKVMSSGFAGCVHFTSLPPATACDIKVLILLYTAEKRTYLGFIPNDQTGFVDRLRKVIQQQKTSHGPVRQGQGGAAQGNPISGPMPTTGTSQGGILMSQTNTIAMGGGQITQNVVSTNAPQQTLTSSAGPQNQINMQTGGMAGPQVAPGSGAMMGQQRPPFDDIEIARHQNLLKIQQLRQTLEAAQQQEAQYKSQLEVNIQQNLEVAQQQEMQYKQQLEAQQAQRALNPGGMTNQQANATRLMRPVSNMGLRHLLQQSQPPYRQQVFGLQQQMVGPRGQATRPMAPGNPQNQQFEDVSNYDFLG